The Bacillus sp. Y1 genome includes the window TCATTAAATTTAAACAATTTCTTCACCCCTTGAAAAGCGTCTAAAACACATAAATTGCTGCAGATATAATTGTTTTTATCTTTACGTACAATATTCTTTATTCAATTGTTATCAATAGTTATGTATTGCATTGTATCACATTTACTAGGTGGACAGGAAATGATAACTCTTGAAAAGGAAAACATTTTCATATCTGCAAAAGTAAATAAATATGTACTAGTTAATCTTAACCATAAATTCTAAAGTTAAATCGGAAGTTTTTACTAAATCTTTAAAAACTTCTTTTTCTGTATTAGTTATGTATATGTCATTCTAATTGATTTTATAAGTATGTAAATTGTATAAAACAAGGCACGATTCAATCGCGCCTTGTTCATTTTTTATGATATATTTTAAACCGTTTTGCTGTTTTCAACTAAGAATTCAACAGCTTTTCTTACTTTAAGGTCACCCTTAATTCCATCTACATTTCCTAAAGCAGCTTTAATGTTATCAACAGTCATATTATACATTTCAGCCATTTTATTTAATTCTGCATCAACATCTTCTTCAGAAACTTCAAGATTTTCTGCAGCCGCGATTTTCTCAAGAGTTAGGCTAACACGTACACGCTTTTCGCCTTCTTCTTTCATTTGCTCACGTAGAGCATTTTCATCTTGGCCTGAGAACTGGAAGTATAATTCAAGGTTCATACCTTGCATTTGTAAACGTTGTTCGAATTCTTGCATCATGCGATCTACTTCCGTATCGATCATTACAGCTGGAAGGTCAATCTCAGCATTTGCAGCTGCCTTGTCAACAACCGTATCACGTACGTGATGCTCTGCTTCATGCTTTTTAGAATCTACTAAACGATTCTTAATCTTTTCTTTTAACGCATCAAGTGTTTCAACTTCTTCATCCACATCTTTTGCGAACTCGTCATCAAGCTCAGGAAGTTCTTTTCCTTTTACTTCATGAATTTTCACTTTGAATACTGCAGGCTTACCAGCTAGTTCAGTAGCATGGTATTCTTCTGGGAAAGAAACTTCTACATCTTTTTCTTCTCCAGCAGCTAGACCAACTAATTGTTCTTCGAAACCAGGAATAAATTGACCTGAACCTAACTCAAGTGAGTAGTTCTCAGCTTTTCCACCTTCAAAAGCTTCACCATCAACGAAACCTTCAAAGTCCATTACTACTGTATCTCCATTTTCAGCTTTGCCTTCTTCTTTTACTACAAGCTCAGCTTGACGCTCTTGAAGAGTTTTTAACTCGTTAGCAACGTCCTCGTCAGTAACTTCTGTTTCAACTTTTTCTACTTCAAGTCCTTTGTACTCACCAAGCTTTACTTCAGGCTTAACTGTAACAGTTGCCTTAAAGATAAAACTTTTGCCTTTTTCAATTTGCTCTACATCGATTTCAGGACGATCAACTGGATCAATACCAGATTCTTCAATTGCGTTTGCATAAGCTTCTGGAAGAAGAATATCAATTGCATCTTGATATAAAGACTCAACTCCAAAACGCTTTTCAAACATTGCACGAGGCATTTTTCCTTTACGGAAACCAGGTACATTTACCTTTGTTACTACTTTTTTGAATGCAGCGTCTAATCCTTCATTAACTTTTGCTGCATCTACTTCAACTGTAAGAACCCCTTGGTTCCCTTCTAGTTTTTCAAACTTCACAGACATACGAACTTTCCCTCCAAAATCTATTTACATTTTCATTCGTTACTAATTTAGATGAATATGTAAGCTTGTTTTTAATATACAGTTATTACAACCACTACATTATAACATAGGTTGCATTCGTTTCAACATCCTAGACTAAATAATAGGATAAGAAAATTCTTCAATTTCTTGTATATAACGTAATAATGTTTCAATCTCTTGTTCAGATGATTGATAAACAACACTCATTTCCTCAATCGAATAGTCCTGTGCGAAAAACATCAAAACTAATATATGATAAGCGGCAGCAAGTGTTCTCATATCACTCGTAGGGTAATGAAATGGATACAATATAAAGAGATGACGATCTATTAAACTAATGGCTTGTTCTAGTAATGTGGGATTCTCTTGTTCAAGTTGTTCTGCTAAAATCTTTGAGGCATCTTTTTTTTGTTGATGATCCCTCAAATCGTAAAGCTCCTTAGGGGTTACCTCCATTGAAGAACTTAGCTTAGTCACCGTTACTTGCTCATGATATTGATGTTCTTTAAGTACATGTAAGAGCATCGTTTTAATAAAAGGTTGGCCTTCACTAGACTGCAGGTAGCTACGTATTTCCTCTAAGACAGGTTGAATATTTTGATGAGCAAGGTTAGCCACTTGTAACAATAGCTCCTTCTCGTCCTTTGGATCGAATAAATTTAACGATTGGGGAGCGACTTGCCTGATTTCCTTTTCATATTCAGGTTCTATCGGCTGTTCTTCCTCTACTGCATCAATCATTCTTCTACTAAAATCCAGCAGTCTTTTAAAGTGCTCGTATTTCTCAACTGGAACTTCATGCTCCTCTAACAGCACCTCTATGGTATGTACGACACGGTTGTATTCTTGTAGCTGAACAAGAACCATAATAAGCATATCAACCGTTTGAAAATACTCTCCAATTCCTACCCTTAGCATTTCTTCTGTATATTCTTTTGCTTTTTCATAAGCACCGGATTCGTAATAAGCTAGAACTAAGGCAAACCAAATATCACTGTTTTCCGGATCATGTTCTTTTGCTTCTTCAAAATAAGGTAATGCTTCTCTAAATTGCTTTTTTTGAATAAAGTCTAACCCTTTTTCGAAAAGCCTCTTTTCTAAATTGGGAAAAAACACTACGTTTCCGTCCTTACGAGCCCGTTCCCTTTTTTTCATCTACCATACCCCTTATTCTTAACCTGAGGTAAGTTTAGCAGAATCTTTTATAAAAACAAAATAATAAATGGCCACAGCTAGTGCTGTGGCCATTTATTTACTTTGTTAACAATGCTCGGTTGTTTTCATAGGTATTAATTTGCTCGTCTAATTGAAGGGTAATTTCAATCTCATCCCAGCCATTGATCAACATCTTTTTCCAATAAGATGAAATCTCGAAAGACTCTGATAGACCTTCAGCATCACTTATTGTTTGGTTTTCTAAATCAATTTTTAATTTATAGCTTGGGTTTTTTCCTTTTTCTAATAACACCCTCACTTTTTCTTCCTCTAATGCAATTGGAAGCATACCGTTTTTCAAGCAGTTTTGGTGGAAGATATCGGCAAATGATGGTGCGATAACTACCTTAAAGCCATAATCTAGTAGGGCCCATGGAGCATGCTCCCTTGATGACCCACATCCAAAGTTCTCATTCGCAATTAGAATGGAAGCATTTTTCTTTGAAGGGTGATTTAATTCAAACTCAGGATTATCGGAGCCATCACTGTTATATCTCCAGTCGAAAAATAAATATTTTCCAAATCCTGTTTTCTCAATTCTTTTTAAAAATTGCTTTGGGATAATTTGATCCGTATCTACATGTGCACGATCTAGTGCAACTGCTTCGCCTTCAAAAATAGTAAACATTATTTTTCCTCCCTCCTTATCGTACTTCTGCAGGAGTTAATTTTCTGATATCAACAAAATGACCGTAAAGTGCTGCTGCTGCAGCCATTGCTGGACTAACTAGGTGAGTTCGAGCTCCTGCCCCTTGTCTACCTTCAAAGTTACGATTAGAAGTAGATGCACAGTGCTCTCCAGGAGGAACGACGTCATCGTTCATGCTCAAGCACATACTACAACCTGATTCTCTCCACTCAAACCCAGCCTCAATAAAGATTTGATGTAAACCTTCCTCTTCAGCTCGTTGCTTGACCCCTTGAGATCCAGGAACCAATAATGCACGTACACTAGGATGTACCTTCTGTCCCTTTACTACTTCTGCTGCTTTACGGATATCTTCAATTCTTGAGTTTGTACAAGACCCAATAAAGACATGCTGAATTTTAATATCTTCAATTTTTTGCCCTTGTTTTAGGCCCATATACTGTAATGCTCTTTCAAGTGAGCTCTTCTCAATTTCTGTCTCGTAATCTGCAACTGTTGGAATAGAGTCTTCTATTTTAGCTGTCATTGCTGGATTGGTCCCCCAGCTAACCATTGGTGAAATATCAAAACCATCTATTACAATTTCTCGATCATACTTTGCATCCTTATCAGATGTAAAAGCACTCCAATGTTCTACGTATCTATCAAACTCTTCTTTTGACGGAGCAAATTTTCTACCTTTTAGATAAGAGAATGTCGTTTCATCCGGAGCTACTAACCCTGCTCTAGCACCACCTTCAATTGACATATTACAAATGGTCATTCTTTCTTCCATTGAGAGGCTTTCAATTACTTCTCCACAATACTCAATAACGTATCCTGTTCCAAACTGAACTCCATATTTTGAAAGGACATAAAGAATAACATCCTTAGCTGTAACTCCGCTTGAAAGTTTTCCGTTAATTTCTAGCCTTAAAGTTTTCGGCTTTGATTGCCAAAGAGTTTGTGTGGCAAGAACATGCTCCACTTCGCTTGTACCAATTCCGAATGCTAATGCACCAAACGCACCATGTGTGGAAGTATGACTATCTCCACAAACAATTGTCATCCCAGGCTGAGTTAACCCTAGCTCTGGACCGATAACATGGACGATCCCTTGGTCAGGGCTATCTAAATCAGCTAAAGGAACACCAAACTCATGACAATTTTTTTCAAGTGTCGTCATTTGATTCTTTGCCACCACATCGTTAATTTGCTTTCTATTTACAGTTGGCACATTGTGATCCATCGTAGCAAAAGTTCGATCTGGACGACGAACCTTTCTATTTTTCATTCTTAGTCCTGAAAATGCTTGCGGAGAAGTAACTTCATGAACTAAATGTAAATCAATGTAGAGTAAGTCTGGTTTCCCTTCTTCTTTTTGTACAACATGGTAATCCCAAATCTTTTCAATTATTGATTTCCCCATCGTTTTACCTCCTTTTTAAAAGAGACACGGCGCGCTAGGCCGTGTCGTTTAGATATTAATTGTTAGCCAGAATTTATGCGTATGCACCCATAATACTTGAAATTGTTTCATGTCCTAAAATACATGCCTTTACTTCAGCTACCATTTCTGACGTAGACACCGCTCTTTTTCCTTCTGATAAAATATCTTTTGTACGCAATCCAGCATTTAATACTTCATCAACCGCTTTTTCAACAGCAGCTGCTTCTTCTTCTAGACCAAACGATACTCTAAGCATCATTGCGGCTGAAAGAATAGCCGCTAAAGGATTAGCAATATTTTTCCCTTCAATATCAGGAGCAGACCCATGAATTGGTTCATATAAGTACGGACCATTTTCAGATAAACTAGCTGATGGAAGCATCCCTAAAGATCCCGTTAATACAGAAGCTTCATCGCTTAAAATGTCCCCAAATAAATTCTCAGTAACAACAACATCAAAACTCTTTGGATTTTTAATTAATTGCATCGCTGCATTATCTACAAGCATATGCTCAAGTTTTACCGATGGATAGCGTTTTGCCACTTCCTCAGCTACTTCTCTCCACATTCTGCTTGATTCTAATACATTCGCTTTATCAACAGATGTAACCTTCTTCCCTCGTTTGTCTGCTAGTTGGAAGGCTAATTCAATAACCCTAACCATTTCTTCACGTTTATAAAAAAGAGTATCAACCACTGCCTCTTTCTCATCCACTGTTCGACGCTCACTCGGCTTACCAAAATATAATCCACCTGTTAATTCACGAACCATTAACATATCCACATCTTGAATAATCTCTTTGCGAAGGGGTGATGAATCAGCTAGACTCGCATAAAAAGTAGTTGGGCGCAAGTTTGCATAAAGGTCAAGGTCTTTACGAATCTTAAGTAATCCTCTCTCTGGACGGAGATGTACAGGTAAAGTATCGTACTTTGGCCCCCGACCGCACCTAAAAGTACAGCATCACTTTGCTTACACAGTTCAACTGTCTCATCTGGAAGTGGACTCCCTGTTACTTCATAAGCTACTCCACCAATATGTCCATACGTAAATTCAAATTGATGATCAAATCTATCACCAATAGCCTGCAGTACATCCACCGCACCTTTAGTTACTTCTTTGCCAATTCCGTCTCCGGGTAGCACTGCAATCTGCTTCTTCATCTTGTTTCCCCTCCATTAAAATGTACATTTATTAAACGGTCACTGCAGCCATGTATATCACACGATTCACCGCATTTAAGTATGCCTTGGCTGATGCTTCAAGAACATCTTGAGCCAATCCTCGACCGCTTGTTTCTTCTCCATTAAACTTGAGCTTTACAAACACTTGGGCCAAAGCATCTCTACCCGCTCCAACAGACTGGATTCGGTAGTCTAGTAAATGAACACTGCCATTCACGCATTTTTCCAACGTATTATATAACGCTTCAATGCTGCCACTTCCCGTGCAAGCCTCTTGAATGATCTCATTTTGATTGCCTGACAGCGTAACAGTAGCTGTAGGTATTTGATTCGTTCCATATTGTACTTGGATCGCCAGTAGTTCGTAAAAACGCTCATCCTTAGATAATTTTTGCTCGAGTACAATCGCTGCAAGGTCTTCGTCTGTCATCTCTTTCTTTCTATCAGCTAATTCTTTAAAGACAGTAAATAATTGAGTGACATCCTCATCTGCAACTGTTAACCCAAGTTCATCTAATCGATTTCTAAAAGCGTGTCTTCCTGAGTGCTTTCCAAGAACTAATGTGTTAGATTGGAAACCAACAAGTTCTGGAGAAATAATCTCATACGTTGACTTTTCCTTTAGAACGCCATCCTGATGAATTCCAGATTCATGAGCATAGGCATTTCTACCAACAACTGCTTTATTAGCAGGTACAACCATACCGGTTAGCTTGCTGATTAAACTACTTGTACGGCTAATTTCTTTCAATTGTAGTCTTGTGTCAGCATCATAATAATCCTTGCGTATATGAAGAGCTACTGCTAATTCTTCTAGTGCTGCATTCCCAGCTCTTTCACCTATTCCATTGATCGTTCCCTCGACTTGTGTCGCCCCGTTTTCAACTGCAGCTAATGAATTAGCAATGGCCATTCCTAAATCATCATGACAGTGAGCCGATAACGAGACTTTATGAATAGAAGGAACATTGTTGTGCAAATATTGAAAAATTTCACCATACTCTTTAGGAGTGATGTAACCAACCGTATCAGGAATGTTAATGACATTCGCACCTGCTTGGATCACTTCTTCAATAATTCGAGCTAAGAAAGGTAACTCAGTACGACAAGCATCCTCCGCTGACCACTGAATAATAGGAAACTTCTGTGCAGCGTATTTCACCATCTGGACAGCTCTCTCAACAACTTCATCTTGACTTAACTTCAGTTTATATTGTCTGTGAATAGGAGATGTTGCAATGAAGACGTGTAATCTTGGTTCTACACCGTTCTTCAATGCCTCCCAAGCTGCATCAATATCTGAAGTAACTGCTCTTGCTAACCCCGTCACAGAACAGTCTTTAATCGTATTTGCAATTTGTTGTACTGAAGTAAAATCACCTTTAGAAGCAGCTGGAAAACCTGCTTCGATAATATCGACTTGAAGTTTTTCCAGCTGTCTTGCAATTTCGAGCTTTTCTGTTTGGTTTAAATTTACTCCCGCAGATTGCTCCCCATCCCTTAATGTTGTATCAAATATTTTAATTCGTCGCACTAACGACCACTTCTTTCTTTTTGTCCTTATTGACAAAAGGCATCATAGCACGTAACTCGCGACCAACTTGTTCGATTAAATGGCTATTTTCTTTTTGAACGATTGCGTTGAATTCTGGACGATTTGCTTGGTTTTCTAGGATCCAACCTTTAGCAAATCTACCTTCTTGAATGTCTTTTAGAACTTCCTTCATTGATTCTTTTACGCGAGCGTCAACTACTCTTGGTCCACTTACGAAGTCACCCCATTGAGCTGTATCAGAGATGGAATAACGCATGTTCTCCATTCCACCTTCATACATTAAATCAACGATTAGCTTCAATTCGTGTAAGCACTCAAAGTATGCTAGTTCAGGTTGGTAACCTGCTTCAACTAATGTTTCAAATCCAGCCTTAACTAATGAAGTTAAACCTCCACAAAGAACCGCTTGTTCTCCGAATAGATCTGTTTCAGTTTCTTCTTTGAATGTTGTTTCTAAAGCTCCAGCTCTTAGTGATCCAATCGCCCATGCATATGCTAAAGCAAGCTCTTTCGCTTTACCTGTTACATCTTGATAGATAGCAAATAATGCAGGAACTCCAGCTTCTTGCTCGTATGTTCTTCTTACTAGGTGTCCTGGACCTTTAGGAGCTACTAATAGTACATCGTTTGTAGCTGGTGGTACGATTTGGCTAAAGTGAACATTGAAACCGTGAGCAAACATTAACGCTTGGTTTGATAGGTTAGGTTCGATTTCTTCTTTATATACTTTTGGTTGCATTTCATCTGGTAATAGAATCATAACTACATCTGCTTGTGCTGTTGCTTCGCCTACTGGATATACATTGAAACCATCTTTTTCAGCCTTTTCCCATGATTTTCCTTGTCTTAATCCAATAACAACATCAACACCGCTCTCTCTCATGTTTTGTGCATGAGCATGACCTTGTGAACCGTATCCGATAACTGCTACCTTTTTCCCGTTTAGATATGATTGATTTGCGTCTCCGTTATAGTACATTTTTGCCATTTTATTTCTTCCTCTCATTAGTAAGTTTTTTTTAGTTAGACGATTGAATATGGTTTTATCGCTTGAGAAGGTTTTTGTGTCCCTCTTAGGAAAGCGGTTGTCCCTGTTCTTGCCAATTCTTTAATCCCGTATGGCTTAATTAATTCAATAAACGCTTCGACTTTATCTGATTCACCAGTAAGCTGAATAACCAAGCTATCCTTGCTTACGTCAATGACTGATGCTCGAAACGGCTGTATTAAGGAATAAATCTCATTTCTCGTCGAAGAGTTAGATACCACTTTAATTAATGCTAGCTCTCTTGCGACAATGGATTGCTCTGTGATATCCATAACCTTGATTACGTCGATTTGCTTATTTAACTGTTTCGTTATTTGTTCAAGCACACCATCATTATCAACATGAACAACACAAGTGATGCGAGATATTCCTTCCTGCTCAGAATAACCTACAGAAATGCTTTCGATATTATAATTTCTTTTTGAAAAGAGATTCGTAATACGATTTAACACACCTGGGCGATTCATTACAGTTAAAGTTATAATTCTTTTCATGGTTTCACACCTACCATTTCATGATGTCCTTTACCAGGAGCTATCATTGGATAGACATTTTCGTCTGGATCAATGCGAATATCTAGTAATACTGGCTCATTGTTTGTTAGTACTTCATTAAAAATCGTTTCAGCTTGTGCCACATCTTCAATGACATACCCTTTAATTCCATAGGCATCAGCCAACTTTACGAAATCAGGTTGGCTAGAGAATTTGCTGTGTGAGAAACGAGATTCATAGAAAATCTCTTGCCACTGTCTTACCATTCCCAACGAAGAATTATTAAGAATGATAATCTTAATAGGAAGATTTTGTTCTCTTATAACAGCCAATTCTTGCGTACACATTTGGAATCCACCATCACCTGAGATTGATAACACAATCGAATCTGGTGAGGCCAATTGTGCACCGATACTAGCAGGTAATCCAAAGCCCATTGTTCCAAGTCCACCTGAAGTTACCCAACGGTTTGCCTTTGAAAACTTATAGTATTGAGCAGCCCACATCTGGTGCTGACCAACGTCTGTTACGACAATCGCTTCACCTTTTGTTTTTTCATAAAGCATTTCCATCACTTTTTGTGGCTTTAAGTGACCATCTTCCTTATAAAAATAAGGATACTCTTTCTTCCAAGCATTTAGCGTGTCCAACCATTCTTGGTGAACCGGAGGCTTCCCTTCTTGAGCGATTAGCTGCTTTAATGCTTCTTTTGCATCCGCTACAACCGGGATTTGCGTTTGAACATTTTTCCCAATTTCAGCAGGATCAATATCGATATGTGCAACGGTGGCGTTTGGAGCAAAATGTTGCAGGTTTCCTGTTAAGCGGTCATCAAATCTAGCTCCAATATTGATGAGTAAATCACATTCATACAGTGCCATATTTGCGGTATAGCACCCATGCATACCAGCGAGTCCAGCGAATAAAGGATGTTCAGCAGGAAAGCCACCAAGTCCTAACAGCGTGTGCACGACCGGAAGATTTTGTTGCTCAGCGTATTGCTTCAACTCTTCGTATCCTTCTGCAAAGAGAATTCCTGCTCCAGCTAAAATAACTGGCTTCTTCGCTCTACTGACAGCTTCTGTTAACTTTCTAATCTGAAGATAATTTGGTTGAACAGTTGGTTGATAACCTGGTAGAACAATTTCTTGCTCCTCAGGAACATTTGCTATACCAGCAGCAATATCTTTAGGAATATCAATTAATACTGGTCCTGGGCGACCGCTTGTGGCTACGTAGAATGCTTCTTTCACAATTCTAGGAATATCTTCAATACTACGAACCTGATAATTATATTTAGTTATGGGAGTCGTAATTCCCAGTATATCCGCCTCTTGGAATGCATCTGTACCAATCACTCCTGTTGCCACCTGACCTGTAAAGACAACTAACGGTAAGGAGTCCATCATCGCATCAGCTAACCCAGTAATAATGTTAGTTGCACCTGGTCCTGATGTTGCGATTACAACACCCGGTTTTCCTGTTACTCGAGAATAACCTTCTGCTGCATGAATTCCACCTTGTTCATGGCGAGGGAGTATGTGTAGAATCTTAGAATCATAGAGCTTATCGTAAATTGGGAGAACTGCCCCTCCAGGATATCCAAATATTACCTCTACTTGCTCCTTCTTTAGTGCTTCAAGCATTAATTCTGCACCACTAATCGGTTCGTTTTCAGCCTTCATTTTCGTAAAGGCAGTTTCTTGCAACATTTGTTGACCCTCCCTATTTCAAATCTTGTTAGATAATCTAACAAATTAACATTATAAAAAGCCTCCCCATCCCCTACTTTGCCTACTACACCCTAGGCTAAAGGGATGGAAAGGCTTGAGAAACCTATCCACGGTACCACCCTTGTTCACGCAAATGCGTGCGCTCATGATCACAATTGGATCGTTTTGATAACGAGTGTCTGACACTCGACTGCCTTTACTATAGATTTTCAAGACAGTGCTCAAAGGTGAGTTCACTTCATGTCATTTCCACCGGCTTCCAGCTACCCCGGCTCTCTGTAGGAATGTTTCATGAAACTACTTTTCCTTATCAACGCTTTTTCCTATTTACTTAGCTTACATGTGGCGTTGCTTCCTTGGAGTACACTTTCACACCTTCAGAAACAACACGTTCTCTAAATTTCACTAATAACTCCTTCGTAAGTGCACCTGGAGTACCATCGCCAATTACTCTGCCATCTACCTTAATTACCGCAATGACTTCTGCAGCTGTTCCTGTTAGAAACACTTCATCAGCTGTGTAAACATCATGTCTTGTAAATGGTTCTTCTTTAAGTTCATAGCCTAACTCTTTTACAATATCGATAACGGCGTTTCTTGTAATTCCCTCAAGTGCTCCAATATATCCTGGAGGTGTATAGAAACAACCATCGCGAATAATAAACACATTATCAGCAGATCCTTCAGCAACATACCCTTGGTCATTAAGCATTAGTGCTTCACTAACACCAGCAAGATGTGCTTCAATTCTAACTAACACGTTATTTAAATAATTCAGTGATTTTACTTTTGGACTAAGTACATCAGGTCTGTTTCTTCTTGTTGCAACAGTCACAATTTCTAATCCTGTTTCATACAATTCTTTCGGGAAAATAGAAAGTGGCTCTACTATAACAACTACATTCGCTTTAGCACATTTATTTGGATCTAGTCCGAGGTCACCAACACCTCTAGACACTACCACGCGAATATAAGCATCTTCAATTTTATTTTTCTCAACAGTAGCGACGATAATATCTGTGAATTCATCTTGTGAGTATGGTACATTCAGCATAATTGACTTTGCTGAACGGTACAGTCGGTCCATATGTTCCTTCATTCGGAATACGTTACCGCTGTAGACTCGAATTCCTTCAAAAATACCGTCTCCGTATAAAAATCCATGATCGTATACTGAAATCTTGGCGTTCTCTTTAGTTACATATTCGCCATTTAAAAAAATCCATTGTTCAGACACGAAATACACCTCTTTGCATTTAAGTTAAACCGCTTTAAATGAATAAAATAATTACAAAAAAATTTTTTCGAAAAATAACTCTTTTTACCCTTTGTTTTTCTTTTGAATATTACAAATGATTTGTATATTTGAGGACTATCTTACGCCCATTTTATTTACTCGTCAACCCCATTTTTTCGAATTGTTTGATAATTTAGATTAGTCAATTTAGTTGTATCCGCTTACAATGTTGATATAATAACAATTTCTAATTTTAAAAAAATTTTTAAAAATACTTCATATTTCTTTTCCATCTCTAGTAAAAAATGAAAGAAGCCTACTGAATGATTCAGTAGGCTCTTTATTTCATCTTCTATTACTTTTAGGATCAAATGCGTCTCTTAAACCATCTCCTATAAAGTTAATACATAAAACTGTCGTTAAGATTGCTAGCCCTGGCGGTATCCACGCTTCCGGACTATTTCGTAAAATACGTAAACTTTGGGCCTCTGAAATCATATTTCCCCAAGTTGGCGTAGGCTGAGGGATTCCAAATCCAATAAAGCTAAGACCCGATTCAATAATGATATACGTGGCCATCATTAATGTCGCATTAACCACGATTGGACCAATTGCAT containing:
- the ilvN gene encoding acetolactate synthase small subunit, with the protein product MKRIITLTVMNRPGVLNRITNLFSKRNYNIESISVGYSEQEGISRITCVVHVDNDGVLEQITKQLNKQIDVIKVMDITEQSIVARELALIKVVSNSSTRNEIYSLIQPFRASVIDVSKDSLVIQLTGESDKVEAFIELIKPYGIKELARTGTTAFLRGTQKPSQAIKPYSIV
- the leuD gene encoding 3-isopropylmalate dehydratase small subunit, yielding MFTIFEGEAVALDRAHVDTDQIIPKQFLKRIEKTGFGKYLFFDWRYNSDGSDNPEFELNHPSKKNASILIANENFGCGSSREHAPWALLDYGFKVVIAPSFADIFHQNCLKNGMLPIALEEEKVRVLLEKGKNPSYKLKIDLENQTISDAEGLSESFEISSYWKKMLINGWDEIEITLQLDEQINTYENNRALLTK
- a CDS encoding 2-isopropylmalate synthase; this translates as MRRIKIFDTTLRDGEQSAGVNLNQTEKLEIARQLEKLQVDIIEAGFPAASKGDFTSVQQIANTIKDCSVTGLARAVTSDIDAAWEALKNGVEPRLHVFIATSPIHRQYKLKLSQDEVVERAVQMVKYAAQKFPIIQWSAEDACRTELPFLARIIEEVIQAGANVINIPDTVGYITPKEYGEIFQYLHNNVPSIHKVSLSAHCHDDLGMAIANSLAAVENGATQVEGTINGIGERAGNAALEELAVALHIRKDYYDADTRLQLKEISRTSSLISKLTGMVVPANKAVVGRNAYAHESGIHQDGVLKEKSTYEIISPELVGFQSNTLVLGKHSGRHAFRNRLDELGLTVADEDVTQLFTVFKELADRKKEMTDEDLAAIVLEQKLSKDERFYELLAIQVQYGTNQIPTATVTLSGNQNEIIQEACTGSGSIEALYNTLEKCVNGSVHLLDYRIQSVGAGRDALAQVFVKLKFNGEETSGRGLAQDVLEASAKAYLNAVNRVIYMAAVTV
- the ilvC gene encoding ketol-acid reductoisomerase translates to MAKMYYNGDANQSYLNGKKVAVIGYGSQGHAHAQNMRESGVDVVIGLRQGKSWEKAEKDGFNVYPVGEATAQADVVMILLPDEMQPKVYKEEIEPNLSNQALMFAHGFNVHFSQIVPPATNDVLLVAPKGPGHLVRRTYEQEAGVPALFAIYQDVTGKAKELALAYAWAIGSLRAGALETTFKEETETDLFGEQAVLCGGLTSLVKAGFETLVEAGYQPELAYFECLHELKLIVDLMYEGGMENMRYSISDTAQWGDFVSGPRVVDARVKESMKEVLKDIQEGRFAKGWILENQANRPEFNAIVQKENSHLIEQVGRELRAMMPFVNKDKKKEVVVSATN
- the tig gene encoding trigger factor — translated: MSVKFEKLEGNQGVLTVEVDAAKVNEGLDAAFKKVVTKVNVPGFRKGKMPRAMFEKRFGVESLYQDAIDILLPEAYANAIEESGIDPVDRPEIDVEQIEKGKSFIFKATVTVKPEVKLGEYKGLEVEKVETEVTDEDVANELKTLQERQAELVVKEEGKAENGDTVVMDFEGFVDGEAFEGGKAENYSLELGSGQFIPGFEEQLVGLAAGEEKDVEVSFPEEYHATELAGKPAVFKVKIHEVKGKELPELDDEFAKDVDEEVETLDALKEKIKNRLVDSKKHEAEHHVRDTVVDKAAANAEIDLPAVMIDTEVDRMMQEFEQRLQMQGMNLELYFQFSGQDENALREQMKEEGEKRVRVSLTLEKIAAAENLEVSEEDVDAELNKMAEMYNMTVDNIKAALGNVDGIKGDLKVRKAVEFLVENSKTV
- a CDS encoding tetratricopeptide repeat protein, with the translated sequence MKKRERARKDGNVVFFPNLEKRLFEKGLDFIQKKQFREALPYFEEAKEHDPENSDIWFALVLAYYESGAYEKAKEYTEEMLRVGIGEYFQTVDMLIMVLVQLQEYNRVVHTIEVLLEEHEVPVEKYEHFKRLLDFSRRMIDAVEEEQPIEPEYEKEIRQVAPQSLNLFDPKDEKELLLQVANLAHQNIQPVLEEIRSYLQSSEGQPFIKTMLLHVLKEHQYHEQVTVTKLSSSMEVTPKELYDLRDHQQKKDASKILAEQLEQENPTLLEQAISLIDRHLFILYPFHYPTSDMRTLAAAYHILVLMFFAQDYSIEEMSVVYQSSEQEIETLLRYIQEIEEFSYPII
- the leuC gene encoding 3-isopropylmalate dehydratase large subunit, producing MGKSIIEKIWDYHVVQKEEGKPDLLYIDLHLVHEVTSPQAFSGLRMKNRKVRRPDRTFATMDHNVPTVNRKQINDVVAKNQMTTLEKNCHEFGVPLADLDSPDQGIVHVIGPELGLTQPGMTIVCGDSHTSTHGAFGALAFGIGTSEVEHVLATQTLWQSKPKTLRLEINGKLSSGVTAKDVILYVLSKYGVQFGTGYVIEYCGEVIESLSMEERMTICNMSIEGGARAGLVAPDETTFSYLKGRKFAPSKEEFDRYVEHWSAFTSDKDAKYDREIVIDGFDISPMVSWGTNPAMTAKIEDSIPTVADYETEIEKSSLERALQYMGLKQGQKIEDIKIQHVFIGSCTNSRIEDIRKAAEVVKGQKVHPSVRALLVPGSQGVKQRAEEEGLHQIFIEAGFEWRESGCSMCLSMNDDVVPPGEHCASTSNRNFEGRQGAGARTHLVSPAMAAAAALYGHFVDIRKLTPAEVR